In the genome of Desulfuromonas sp. DDH964, one region contains:
- a CDS encoding DUF2339 domain-containing protein — translation MAEKRQSLEERVVWLETQVGELNSRLAELDARYESGGVGKIKAARQVAAADSGDASEEILSWVGRTALLPRISSLCFLLVVALALRTVTDNQLLDPQIGSLLGMVYAGGLIAWGAFKYRQASPLAPVFAVAGTLLMFSVVAETHAHFDALPTVPAYIILAIVGAAAALISYLNRVAAPVFAGTLGMSIAGLAIDYPNPVFPYLAILLLAANLFGVYATRLQRCSWLRWILLLLTLLVLQIWSFKLGIFLGRQEYSDLPFALSGFFPMLAIFVIFYLGTAIVGIIWRAQDRVARFDLALPTLSCGWLFVLGRYVVNAGNGSPQVLGIVATLLALALLGIAHWMGSRRDDKARGTNAFSLAAVVLLAMALPLALDHPLLALSLLSAIALGLTWVAQRWESGGVRVTSYLLQFYACGALVMELQGTEVATPSALSALAAGALACIGLWHFRWVRTHLPAAESLVFSRFDKEDRSAILLLLAALVSGFFTLRVGIYQAMRVFHLEGPGAFGCYQSVLINLSAIILMAMALWRDNRELRNVAILVTLVGGAKVFFGDLLGAKGVPLVLSVFSFGLAAAVDSIVLGRWQKSASGEQEPTAESQTVAEA, via the coding sequence ATGGCGGAGAAACGACAATCGCTGGAAGAGAGGGTCGTCTGGCTGGAAACGCAGGTAGGGGAGCTGAATTCCAGGCTTGCCGAGCTGGACGCCAGATATGAAAGTGGCGGGGTTGGAAAGATCAAGGCTGCTCGCCAGGTGGCTGCCGCCGATTCCGGGGATGCTTCGGAAGAGATCCTTTCCTGGGTGGGGCGGACCGCACTGTTACCGCGGATTTCGTCGCTCTGCTTCCTGCTGGTGGTCGCCCTGGCACTGCGCACCGTGACGGACAACCAGCTGCTCGATCCCCAGATCGGATCGCTGCTCGGTATGGTCTATGCCGGCGGCTTGATCGCCTGGGGCGCCTTCAAGTATCGCCAGGCTAGCCCCCTCGCCCCGGTTTTCGCGGTAGCGGGTACCCTGCTGATGTTCAGTGTCGTTGCCGAAACCCACGCCCATTTCGACGCCCTACCCACAGTTCCGGCCTATATTATACTCGCCATCGTTGGTGCCGCCGCGGCCCTGATCAGCTACCTGAACCGGGTCGCCGCGCCGGTCTTCGCCGGTACTTTAGGCATGAGTATCGCCGGTCTCGCCATCGATTACCCGAACCCGGTCTTCCCCTATCTTGCGATCCTGTTGCTGGCCGCGAATCTTTTCGGAGTTTACGCCACCCGCCTGCAGCGATGCTCCTGGCTGCGCTGGATTCTCCTGCTTCTCACCCTGCTGGTCCTGCAGATATGGAGCTTCAAACTGGGGATTTTTCTTGGCCGCCAGGAGTACTCCGATCTCCCCTTCGCCCTCAGCGGCTTTTTCCCGATGTTGGCGATCTTTGTCATCTTCTATCTCGGAACTGCGATTGTCGGAATCATCTGGCGAGCTCAGGACCGGGTGGCCCGCTTTGATCTGGCACTGCCGACACTGAGTTGCGGCTGGCTGTTTGTCCTCGGCCGTTATGTCGTCAATGCCGGTAATGGAAGTCCTCAGGTCCTGGGGATTGTCGCCACCCTCCTCGCCCTTGCCTTGCTGGGAATCGCTCACTGGATGGGATCCCGCCGGGACGACAAGGCGCGGGGGACGAACGCCTTTTCCCTGGCGGCTGTTGTGTTGCTCGCCATGGCGCTACCCCTCGCTTTGGATCATCCGCTGCTGGCGCTTTCCCTCCTGTCGGCTATTGCCCTGGGGCTGACCTGGGTCGCCCAGCGCTGGGAGAGCGGGGGGGTGCGGGTTACCTCGTATTTGCTCCAGTTCTATGCCTGTGGTGCCCTGGTCATGGAGTTGCAGGGGACCGAAGTTGCCACCCCTTCGGCACTCAGTGCCCTGGCGGCAGGCGCTCTGGCCTGTATCGGACTCTGGCATTTCCGCTGGGTACGGACCCATCTTCCCGCGGCCGAGTCCCTCGTCTTTTCCCGTTTTGACAAGGAAGACCGGAGCGCGATCCTGTTATTGCTGGCGGCGCTTGTCAGCGGCTTTTTCACTTTGCGGGTCGGCATCTATCAGGCCATGCGGGTTTTTCACCTCGAAGGCCCCGGGGCCTTTGGCTGCTACCAGAGTGTGCTGATCAATCTCTCGGCGATTATCCTGATGGCAATGGCGCTATGGCGGGATAACAGGGAATTACGCAATGTCGCGATTCTTGTGACCCTGGTCGGTGGGGCAAAAGTCTTTTTTGGGGACCTGCTGGGGGCCAAGGGTGTCCCCCTGGTGCTCAGTGTCTTCTCCTTTGGCCTGGCGGCGGCGGTGGATTCAATCGTGCTTGGGCGCTGGCAAAAGTCCGCAAGTGGCGAGCAGGAGCCGACCGCAGAGAGTCAGACGGTGGCCGAAGCTTGA
- a CDS encoding NapC/NirT family cytochrome c has protein sequence MSRFFAWCKRHLLIVTLLAVGFFLVFGFINIQILHMTSEPEFCALCHPAQGVGPLAEVDSWEHSGHSEAGVSCLDCHGRPGVLGYMKAKLGGLKDTYMQLTISKEEKLSILSNPKAELVPPEHCLFCHSDEGNKSYREKSKLPLQVVHMRLLDTVKNPEFRLRKGLPDIMNDTFVGGTHFDHSFHIESFEFVCRDCHFGVVHNPMTKTDRMNFCLMCHAENKDSSAPQLQDCTVCHEAQFDMNRGTGALEVAGDESIMRQAGVGCLDCHTGVTRGTYRPSGATCLGCHDDSYVEVFNMWESETGALLEEIKAQRVEVEEALKKADEVHRNTTEAWKRYEKGLYNLKLVKNDGTRGVHNVDYAQAVLKSVGKDFSAVLQELNKSW, from the coding sequence ATGTCGCGTTTCTTTGCCTGGTGTAAGCGCCATCTGCTTATCGTCACCCTGCTGGCGGTCGGTTTCTTCCTGGTCTTTGGATTTATTAATATCCAGATCCTGCACATGACCTCGGAGCCGGAATTCTGCGCCCTTTGCCATCCGGCCCAGGGTGTCGGTCCTCTCGCCGAAGTCGATTCCTGGGAGCACTCGGGGCATTCCGAAGCCGGGGTCTCCTGCCTGGACTGCCATGGTCGCCCCGGCGTTCTCGGCTACATGAAAGCCAAGCTTGGTGGTCTCAAGGACACCTATATGCAGCTGACCATTTCCAAGGAAGAGAAACTCTCCATTCTTTCCAACCCGAAAGCGGAGCTGGTACCACCGGAACACTGCCTCTTTTGCCACTCGGACGAGGGGAACAAGAGCTACCGCGAGAAATCGAAACTCCCCCTGCAGGTGGTTCACATGCGCCTGCTCGATACGGTTAAAAATCCCGAATTCCGCCTGCGCAAGGGGCTGCCCGACATCATGAACGACACCTTTGTCGGCGGGACCCACTTCGACCACTCATTCCATATTGAGTCCTTCGAGTTCGTTTGCCGGGATTGCCACTTCGGCGTCGTTCATAATCCGATGACCAAAACCGATCGCATGAACTTCTGCCTGATGTGCCATGCTGAGAACAAAGATTCTTCTGCGCCCCAATTGCAAGACTGCACTGTCTGCCATGAAGCCCAGTTCGACATGAACCGCGGCACCGGGGCGCTTGAAGTGGCCGGCGACGAAAGCATCATGCGCCAGGCCGGTGTCGGTTGTCTCGATTGTCATACCGGCGTGACACGCGGCACCTATCGTCCCTCCGGCGCTACCTGCCTCGGTTGTCATGACGATTCCTACGTCGAGGTCTTTAATATGTGGGAATCGGAAACCGGTGCCCTGCTGGAGGAGATCAAGGCCCAGCGGGTCGAGGTCGAGGAAGCGCTGAAGAAAGCCGACGAGGTTCATCGCAACACCACGGAGGCCTGGAAACGCTACGAAAAGGGGCTTTACAACCTGAAACTGGTGAAAAACGACGGGACCAGGGGCGTGCATAATGTCGACTATGCCCAGGCGGTCCTGAAATCTGTCGGCAAGGATTTCTCCGCGGTTTTGCAGGAACTCAACAAATCCTGGTAA
- the atpE gene encoding ATP synthase F0 subunit C yields the protein MEFFAWAMVAAGIGMGLGSLGTGIGQGLAIQKAVEGVARNPGASGKILTTMMIGLAMIESLAIYVFVVAMIILFANPFTEKVVELLAK from the coding sequence ATGGAATTTTTCGCATGGGCTATGGTAGCTGCCGGTATCGGCATGGGTCTCGGTTCTCTCGGTACCGGTATCGGTCAGGGTCTGGCCATTCAGAAAGCCGTTGAAGGCGTTGCCCGCAATCCCGGCGCCAGCGGCAAGATCCTCACCACCATGATGATCGGTCTGGCCATGATCGAGTCCCTCGCCATCTACGTTTTCGTCGTGGCGATGATCATCCTCTTCGCCAACCCCTTCACCGAAAAAGTGGTCGAGCTGCTCGCCAAGTAA
- a CDS encoding cytochrome c3 family protein, which produces MAIDPATCLGCHEDVVTPENFANSVHGKNACTSCHVEVTDLAKHEDGELMPGPVNCVRCHKKETAEHYASVHMMNDVGCADCHTDIHMHTYWKGDKRKVVAKCLQCHDGEMVYQKSVHGEALAAGNQDSAACNDCHGLHEIKPLGDPTSHDNRLFHTEVCLKCHADQEMMERNGVFQVAVKTYMESYHGKNYRLGFPEKVAGCADCHTSHNVLPAANPDSSVNPGNLVKTCSKCHPNSTPLFAKYYSHGDYSDAEKFPILYWTFKGMVGLLVGTFAVFWVHTLLWMFRGFVENREKQRLLHQGHAHHIEDGGKQYLRFQKRHIILHLTVIISFLGLSLTGLPLKFSDQHWAKVLMSFYGGTYYAGLLHRGCAILTFYYFFGAMMLSVDFLFFRKDIKGNFLQRLFGPDSLCPNFRDIRDVSAMIKWFLFRGEKPTFERWTYWEKFDFLAVFWGMFAIGGSGLLLWFPELFGAFLPGWMFNVATIVHSDEALLATGFIFTVHFFNTHGRPEKFPMDFVIFNGQISKEEFIEERGAQWQRYQDEGVIENHVAPKTSGVIYDFFFKGFGFIALFTGIACLLMMVVAFMSGSH; this is translated from the coding sequence ATGGCCATTGACCCGGCGACCTGCCTCGGCTGCCACGAGGACGTCGTGACGCCGGAAAATTTTGCCAATTCGGTCCACGGGAAAAACGCCTGTACCAGTTGTCACGTCGAAGTCACCGACCTGGCCAAACACGAGGATGGCGAGTTGATGCCGGGACCGGTCAACTGCGTCCGCTGTCACAAGAAAGAGACCGCTGAGCATTATGCCAGCGTTCACATGATGAATGATGTCGGCTGCGCCGATTGTCACACCGATATTCACATGCACACCTACTGGAAGGGGGACAAGCGCAAGGTCGTCGCCAAGTGTCTCCAGTGCCACGACGGCGAAATGGTTTACCAGAAATCGGTGCACGGTGAAGCCTTGGCGGCCGGCAACCAGGATTCAGCGGCCTGCAATGACTGCCATGGTCTCCACGAGATCAAACCCCTGGGGGACCCGACCTCCCACGATAACCGCCTCTTCCACACCGAGGTCTGCCTCAAGTGCCACGCCGACCAGGAGATGATGGAGCGCAACGGCGTCTTCCAGGTCGCCGTCAAAACCTACATGGAGAGCTACCACGGCAAGAACTACCGCCTCGGCTTCCCCGAGAAGGTGGCCGGCTGCGCCGATTGCCACACCTCCCATAATGTCCTTCCGGCCGCGAACCCCGATTCGAGTGTCAACCCGGGCAACCTGGTCAAAACCTGTTCCAAGTGCCATCCCAATTCGACCCCGCTCTTTGCCAAGTACTATTCCCACGGCGACTACAGTGACGCCGAGAAATTCCCGATCCTTTACTGGACCTTCAAGGGGATGGTCGGCCTCCTGGTCGGCACCTTTGCCGTCTTCTGGGTCCACACCCTGCTCTGGATGTTCCGCGGCTTCGTTGAGAACCGTGAAAAGCAACGGCTCCTGCACCAGGGGCATGCCCATCACATCGAGGATGGCGGCAAGCAGTACCTCCGTTTCCAGAAACGCCATATCATCCTCCACCTGACCGTCATCATCAGCTTCCTCGGGCTTTCCCTGACCGGACTCCCCCTGAAGTTCAGTGATCAGCACTGGGCCAAGGTTCTGATGTCCTTCTACGGCGGCACCTACTATGCCGGCTTGTTGCATCGCGGTTGCGCCATCTTGACCTTCTACTACTTCTTTGGCGCCATGATGCTCAGCGTCGACTTCCTCTTCTTCCGCAAGGACATCAAGGGGAACTTCCTGCAGCGCCTGTTCGGCCCCGATTCCCTTTGTCCCAACTTCCGCGACATCCGGGACGTCTCCGCAATGATCAAATGGTTCCTCTTCCGGGGTGAAAAACCGACCTTCGAGCGCTGGACCTACTGGGAAAAATTCGACTTCCTTGCCGTCTTCTGGGGTATGTTCGCCATCGGCGGCTCCGGCCTGCTGCTCTGGTTCCCTGAGCTATTCGGCGCATTTCTGCCGGGCTGGATGTTCAACGTGGCAACCATCGTTCACAGTGATGAAGCCCTGCTCGCTACCGGCTTTATCTTCACCGTCCACTTTTTCAATACCCACGGGCGGCCGGAGAAATTCCCCATGGATTTTGTCATCTTCAATGGGCAGATCTCCAAGGAGGAATTTATCGAGGAACGCGGTGCCCAGTGGCAACGCTACCAGGACGAGGGCGTTATTGAAAACCACGTCGCCCCCAAGACCAGTGGCGTAATCTACGACTTCTTCTTCAAGGGATTTGGGTTTATTGCCCTCTTTACCGGCATCGCCTGCCTGCTGATGATGGTGGTCGCCTTTATGAGCGGTAGTCACTAG